GAGGCAGCCTGATTCATGAATGCACGGCTTATGTTAAGTATTGTTTCATCGCCAGCGGACAGTTCTGCACGTTTTTTCTCTTCAATTGCATTTTCAGCAGCTTCTTTTGCCTGCTGTGCCTTTAAGGCTGCTTTATTTACGAATACAGGTACAAGTTTTTCAAACTTTTTCGGTTCAAAGGTGCAGAGCATGAGTGCATAGGGAATAAGAAGGAAGGATGCTGCAGCGATAACTGCAGTGAATATGAAAACTGCATCCGTATTGCCCCTCTGGTTAATTTTATATGCTGCATAGAGGCTTCCGATAAGGACAGTCAGGTCTGAAAGGAAGAGTATGAAACTTACTCTTGCCGTTTTCCGTTTTTTTATAATTATCAGCATTACAAAAAGAAGTGCCGCAACTATTGCAGTAGCTGCCATCGGTATGTATGCAACGTTGTTGTTCAAAATAAAATCTCCCTAATTTTGACCATTTTAGCATTGAAATATTCAGCAGTCAAGTTCACTTTTGTTTCTGGAAAATTCACGCCTGAGTGTGTTTTTTCAGTAGTTTCATCATTTGTATTTTTGCCTTGAGGTTTTTGATTATATGAAAAAATGTTTTTTTTCCGTATTTATTCTTGAAATCTTCTGCCGCTGCGTCCAGACTGAAGTCATTTCCAAGTTTCTGTTTCAGTTCATCCCAGTATTTTATGAGGAAGACATATATGTCAGATTCTGTTTTTCCTTTGAATTTTTTTCCTATCCTGTGTTTCCGCACGGCTTCAATTACGGGGAGGTAAACGTTTTTGTACCATGAAAGAATGGCATCTTCAAGAGGAATCTCCTCTTCTTTGTCCATGTTTATATAGTATTTGTGAATGAGAATATGGTTATAAATCAGGTCATACTGTCCCGGACTGGTAAAATCCAGACACCAGCAGTCCGTTATGTCTCCGAAATTCGTCTCGCTGTAAAAAACACGCTTTTCGTAGTTTATTACCTGGTGAATCATCTCATCTTTTGTTGAGCCTGGTTTCAGTTTTATTTCGCTCTGCAGGCTTACGACTTCTGCATCAATTGCTTCTATACCCTTCATTTTTGCAACGGAAACTCTGTGGTTTCCATCCCTTACAAAATAAAGGCCTCCCAGTTCGTAAAGAGAAATCGGGGGAAGGGTAACGTCTGTCAGGTGGGCCATGTCTACCCGTTCCCAGCGGGCTTTCAGGAAATTGCTTTTTGGCAGGAAATGATTGTCAAAGTCATTGTAGCGGCCTTCGCTTCCTGCAATAAGGTTTACCGGTACCACCTGCATGCCTTTATAGACTTCATTTTTTGGCTTTAGAAGTTTTTTTATATCTGTAAAAGAAATGAGGGTTGCCTCTTCGGGATTAAGTATGTGCTGAAGTTCGTTGAAAAATGCCTTGTTTCTTGCCCGATAGAAATCTTCATCTGTCTGAGATGATAGATATGTCTGACTCATGAGCGGCTCCTTTTGTGAAGTTTTTTTTCATTTCGACAACAATATGACTGTAGGCATTTACCACGGTTGTTTTTTCTGTTTTAGTACATCGTACGGCCTGAAGGTCGTAAAGGTGAATGTGTCCGTGTATCATGAGGGCCGGTGAAAATTTTCTGATGAACCAGTTGAAGCACTCGAAGCCTTTATGACACGGATCTTCCCTGTCATGAATATGGCGGGGGGAAGCATGTGTAAGGAATACATCCAGATATCTTCCGTACCTGATTTTGTTCCACAGGAGTTTAGGAACCATTTTCAGAAGGGTTCTGAACATCTGTCCTTCAGTAAACTGACATTTTCCGTTGTTGTAACGCATTGAACCATCTGCACCGGCGATAAGCAGCGGTGTTTTTTTACCAGAGGAATCGGTAAAGAAAAGGTGCTTTGAGGCAAATACTTTTTGCCCGGAATGGTCTCCTCCATGGCCGCGTGATGCCTGCTGAAACGGAGTCATGCTGTTGTTATGATCGCTTTTTGTATATAAATCATAGTCTTCAAGATTGTGGTTTCCGAAAACAAAGAAAGTAGGCTTTCCCAGGGCCGTGACGATAAAATCTACGTATTCAAGGGAAAGGTCTCCTGCACAGAATACTGCATCAACATCTCCATAGCGTTCCTTAAGGGTTGTTGAGTAGACTAAAGGATCTATCTGATCAGAAACGCACAGAAATTTCATTTATTAAAGACCGATTTTTGCAAGTACTTTTTCGAACTGTTCTTTCGGAACAAGTACGAGAGGGCGGTTTTCTGCAAATTTTACAGCTGCGGCAGAAAATTGTGATGTAGAACAGATGATTCCCTTTGCATGTCCCTGCGCTTTTATCATGTCTACAGTCTTCCGGACGACGGCTTCTTCGATAGGTTCTGTTTCCCTGTGATATTCAACAAGGGTAAGCTGCTGCCTGACGTTCATCCATGAATCACTCTTAGCCTCTGTTGCAAGAACCGCACAACCATAGCGGGTAGGCTCGATTTTCTGACATTCAAGCTTAAGACCTTCCCTTGTAATTTTTTTGCAGAGCTCAATAAAGTCTGCCCTTGAGGCTGTAAGAAACTCTTTTACACCGTCGTTTGTCTGAAGATCCTTGTACTGGCTTAATTTTGCACTTACATCCCTGAACTGGCGGTTTTTCTTGAATATGATGTTCCACTGTTCCAAAGCTTTGTCGATGAGCCTGTTTTTTTCGTAACAGGCAGCGAGAAAATAGCGGGCGTAAAGGCTTTCATTTGAGCTGTCATTTTTTGAAAGCTGAACTGCGTGTTCAAAATCTGCCTGAGCCTGGTCTACCTGATTTGCAATCATCAGGCATGAGCCTTTCTCAATCAGGGCTTTCTGTCTGTAAGAAGGATCTCTCTGTGCTTTTTCAAAGGCTTTGACTGCAGCCGGAAGTTCCTTGCATTCCTTGAATATCTTGCCCAGGTAATAATAGTTTGAGTAGTTTTCCGGAGAAAATTTTATTGCTGTCTCAATTTCTTTTTTTGCTTCATTATACTGCTTGCTTCTGAAAAGAAGATATCCCATTGCAGTATGGGCCTTGCCCATTCTTTTGTCGACAGTAAGTGCTTTCTGATAGAAACCCATGGCCATAGGAGCCTTTCCCTGGGATTCATAGAGTTTTCCGACGTTATAATCGTGTTCTGCATTTGAAGGATCAAGTTTTGTAAGAAGAAGGTACTGTCTTAAAGCATCTTCTGTCTGATTGTATTTCTGGTGAAGGGCACCGATCTGTTTTCTGAATTCAACTTCAGGAATGTCACCGTTAAAAATTGCATTTTCGTCTACGGTTTTGAATTCAATATACGCAAGTTCCGGTTTATTGTCTGCCATGTAGGCTACACCGAGCCAGTAATGAGCTACATAGTTTCTAGGTTCTTTTGCAAGTACAGATTTTGCAGTCCGCTGAGCCTGCTGTATTTTTCCTTCACGGATAAGTTTTCCAAGCGAATCAACTTTCTGAGGTGAAGAGAAAGTTTTAACAACAAAGACTGCTATTGTTATGATGATGGCGATTAAGATACCTATTAAGGCTGCATATAACATCTTATCTGAAAACTCCCATATGTCTATTATTGAAAGATTAACTTCTTTGTGAGATTATGTCAAACAAAGCATGGAGGTGCCGGATGAAAAAGAAAAACCTTTTTTATGCATTGGTTGCAGGCGGAATATTCTTATGTGCGGCTTTACAGTCCGGAGCTCAGACGGTCATGGATTCTCTGAAGGAAGGAGAACGGCTTTTCCGCCTTGACAGGACTGATGAGGCCATCCCTTTTCTTCAGAAAGCCTCTTCTTCAGGAACTGCACCTCAGGCTTTTAACTATCTGGGGCTCTGTTACCATAAGAAGGGGGAGCTGAAAATGGCACTTGATGTATTTGTCAGGGCTATGGATGTTCCCGGTACGGACCGCCGCGTTCTTGCTTTTAATGCAGGAAATGTTTGTTTTGACATGCTTGATTTTGAAAATGCGGAAAAGTGGTATGATTCTGTACTTTCAGCAGATGAATCTTATTCACCTGCAGTTCTCAACAGGGCAAACTGCCGCCTTAATATGGGAAAAATCAGGGAAAGCAGGGATGATTATAAAAAATATCTGGAACTGTGTCCTGAAGACGTGCAGAAAGAAGAAATAACCCTGCTGCTTTCCGTACTGGAAGAAGAAATCGTCAGGCTGGAACTTGAAGAAATGGAGAAACTTTCTCAGGAACAGCGCCTTAAGGAGGAAGAAGAGCGTCTGGCTGCAAAGAAAGCTGAAGAAGAAGCCCTTGCAGCGGAAAAAAGGCGTAAACTTCTTGAACAGATGGCTGCTGCCATTCAGGAAGCTGAAAACAACGCAAAGTAGACTCAGGTTCTTTTGACGAGGGCAAAGAGCTGATTCCTTGTTATTGTCGTGAATACAGGCCTTCCATGAGGACAGTGGGGGTCTGGAAGCTGAAGCGCTTTTTTTGCCAGGTCGGCTGCAGTTTCTTCATCAAGTACGGTTCCATCCATTACGGCCTGCCTGCAGGCTGTAGAGGCAGCCGTTGCATTGAGTATGTCTCTGGGGTTTATTCTCTTTGCAAGAAGATCGTTTTCCAGGTCTTTTTCAGTTCCCTTCCATCTGAGTGGTACGGTTGTAAACTGCCATTCTGATTCTCCCGTTCTTTTTACGGTAAAACCTGCTTCGCAAAGGCTTTCTTTTATTTCTTCCAGATAATTGTCATCCTGAGGACCTGAGGTTTTTATTACATATGGCACCAGCAGTTCCTGTTTCTGGCTTGCGTCTTCGAGAATCTGGTTGTACAGAATCCGTTCATGAGCTGCATGCTGGTCTATTATGTAGAGCGTATTGTTTTTTTCTGCAATTAAAAATGTTCCAAGTGCACTTCCTGTAAAATGAAATCCGTCATCTTCATCCGTTTTGGACGGAAGCCAGTTTTTCTTTGCGGTGATACTGTTTTCATATGTGGAATTCAGTTCTTCTGCCAGTTCCCGGGCATATGAGGAAGCCGTACTTTTCTTTTCAAAAAAAGAAGACCTGGTATCTGTACGGGAAGCAGTGTAGCTGTGCTTAGTTGAAGTTCCGGGGCTTGTAATGCTGTATGGAAGCCGGGTATATGGGGAATTGGAATTGTAACCGGAGGTAGAAGGAGTTGCAGAAGGAAATGCAGAGTCTTTTTTTTCTTCTGATTCTTCAGACTGCTGTTCCGGTTCTGAAAACTTAAGACTGAGGTTTTGAGGTGTTTCGCTTTCAGCCTGGGAATACATGCTTTTTACTGTATAATGACGGTAAAAATTTTTTACAGTCGTACTTACTCCATGATGGAGGGGAGCTATGTCCTTGAAACGGGCTTCTCTTTTTGCAGGATGAATGTTGAAATCTACCAGCGAAGGGTCTACTGTTGCAAAAAGGCATGCTACAGGATGGGTTCCGTTTGGAAAGTATCCGGTTGCTCCGTATTCAATTGCCTGAATCAGGGAATATTCCTGAATCCGTCTTCCATTGACGTAGATGTATATGTCTTTTCGAGAACTCCTGCAGACGGCCGGGTCTCCGAGTATTATGGTAAATTTCCAGGAACCGTCAGGGGCGCCTGCATGTTCTTCGTAAAAAAGATTTTCAGACTCAAAAAGTTCCATAGCCTGAACAAAACGCTGGGAAAGGCTCTGTCCTGAAGGAAAATTAAACTTTTCCTCTCCGTCAGAGGTAAAGGAAAATGCAATGTCCGGACGTGGAAGTGCTTTTTCCAAAAAAGTAGACCTGCACATCAGAGCCTCACTGGCAGGACGTTTTAAGAAGTGGCGTCTGGCAGGAAAATTTTCAAAAAGTCCTGATGTCTGAACGATTGTGCCGGCAGCAGAAGGGGCCGGTGTTATTATATGGTCTTTTGTTATCGATGCCTGCATTTTATATCCGCCGGAAATTATTTCAAGACGGCTTACGGCAGCCATGGAACTTAAAGCTTCTCCCCTGAATCCCAGTGTAGTAAGGTTCATCAGGTCTGTTTCTGTGGAGATTTTACTTGTTGCATGAGGCCGTGCACAGTTTTCCAGATCTTCCCTGGTCATCCCGCAGCCATTATCAATAACCCTGATCCGTTCAATTCCTCCCTGTGAGATTTCTACTGAAATTCTGTCTGCTTTTGAATCAACGGCATTATCCATAAGTTCACGGATAATTGCATTGGGTCTGTCTATTACTTCACCGGCTGCAATTTTTCTTGCAACTTCAGGATTAAGGGGTTTTACTGCGCTCATA
Above is a window of Treponema rectale DNA encoding:
- a CDS encoding tetratricopeptide repeat protein; translated protein: MLYAALIGILIAIIITIAVFVVKTFSSPQKVDSLGKLIREGKIQQAQRTAKSVLAKEPRNYVAHYWLGVAYMADNKPELAYIEFKTVDENAIFNGDIPEVEFRKQIGALHQKYNQTEDALRQYLLLTKLDPSNAEHDYNVGKLYESQGKAPMAMGFYQKALTVDKRMGKAHTAMGYLLFRSKQYNEAKKEIETAIKFSPENYSNYYYLGKIFKECKELPAAVKAFEKAQRDPSYRQKALIEKGSCLMIANQVDQAQADFEHAVQLSKNDSSNESLYARYFLAACYEKNRLIDKALEQWNIIFKKNRQFRDVSAKLSQYKDLQTNDGVKEFLTASRADFIELCKKITREGLKLECQKIEPTRYGCAVLATEAKSDSWMNVRQQLTLVEYHRETEPIEEAVVRKTVDMIKAQGHAKGIICSTSQFSAAAVKFAENRPLVLVPKEQFEKVLAKIGL
- a CDS encoding tetratricopeptide repeat protein; this translates as MKKKNLFYALVAGGIFLCAALQSGAQTVMDSLKEGERLFRLDRTDEAIPFLQKASSSGTAPQAFNYLGLCYHKKGELKMALDVFVRAMDVPGTDRRVLAFNAGNVCFDMLDFENAEKWYDSVLSADESYSPAVLNRANCRLNMGKIRESRDDYKKYLELCPEDVQKEEITLLLSVLEEEIVRLELEEMEKLSQEQRLKEEEERLAAKKAEEEALAAEKRRKLLEQMAAAIQEAENNAK
- the mutL gene encoding DNA mismatch repair endonuclease MutL, translated to MSAVKPLNPEVARKIAAGEVIDRPNAIIRELMDNAVDSKADRISVEISQGGIERIRVIDNGCGMTREDLENCARPHATSKISTETDLMNLTTLGFRGEALSSMAAVSRLEIISGGYKMQASITKDHIITPAPSAAGTIVQTSGLFENFPARRHFLKRPASEALMCRSTFLEKALPRPDIAFSFTSDGEEKFNFPSGQSLSQRFVQAMELFESENLFYEEHAGAPDGSWKFTIILGDPAVCRSSRKDIYIYVNGRRIQEYSLIQAIEYGATGYFPNGTHPVACLFATVDPSLVDFNIHPAKREARFKDIAPLHHGVSTTVKNFYRHYTVKSMYSQAESETPQNLSLKFSEPEQQSEESEEKKDSAFPSATPSTSGYNSNSPYTRLPYSITSPGTSTKHSYTASRTDTRSSFFEKKSTASSYARELAEELNSTYENSITAKKNWLPSKTDEDDGFHFTGSALGTFLIAEKNNTLYIIDQHAAHERILYNQILEDASQKQELLVPYVIKTSGPQDDNYLEEIKESLCEAGFTVKRTGESEWQFTTVPLRWKGTEKDLENDLLAKRINPRDILNATAASTACRQAVMDGTVLDEETAADLAKKALQLPDPHCPHGRPVFTTITRNQLFALVKRT
- a CDS encoding transcriptional regulator produces the protein MSQTYLSSQTDEDFYRARNKAFFNELQHILNPEEATLISFTDIKKLLKPKNEVYKGMQVVPVNLIAGSEGRYNDFDNHFLPKSNFLKARWERVDMAHLTDVTLPPISLYELGGLYFVRDGNHRVSVAKMKGIEAIDAEVVSLQSEIKLKPGSTKDEMIHQVINYEKRVFYSETNFGDITDCWCLDFTSPGQYDLIYNHILIHKYYINMDKEEEIPLEDAILSWYKNVYLPVIEAVRKHRIGKKFKGKTESDIYVFLIKYWDELKQKLGNDFSLDAAAEDFKNKYGKKTFFHIIKNLKAKIQMMKLLKKHTQA
- a CDS encoding metallophosphoesterase; the encoded protein is MKFLCVSDQIDPLVYSTTLKERYGDVDAVFCAGDLSLEYVDFIVTALGKPTFFVFGNHNLEDYDLYTKSDHNNSMTPFQQASRGHGGDHSGQKVFASKHLFFTDSSGKKTPLLIAGADGSMRYNNGKCQFTEGQMFRTLLKMVPKLLWNKIRYGRYLDVFLTHASPRHIHDREDPCHKGFECFNWFIRKFSPALMIHGHIHLYDLQAVRCTKTEKTTVVNAYSHIVVEMKKNFTKGAAHESDISIISDR